The genomic DNA GGTCCGGCGTCGAGCTCGCCGAGCGGCTCGGTGTCACCCCCCGGACCGTCCGACGCGACGTCGACAAGCTGCGCGAGCTCGGCTACCCGGTCAACGCAAGCCCTGGCACCGGCGGCGGCTACCAGCTCGGTGCCGGGGCCGAGCTGCCGCCGTTGCTCCTCGACGACGAGGAGGCCGTCGCCGTCGCGGTCGGGCTGCGCACGGCGGCCGGCCACGGCGTGGAGGGCATCGGGGAGACCTCCGTACGCGCACTCGCCAAGCTCGAGCAGGTACTGCCGAACCGGCTGCGACGGCGGGTGAGCGCGCTGGGCGCCTTCACCGTGCCCATGCTGCGCGGCCCCGACGCGTCGACCGTCGACCCGGGGGTTCTCACCGAGCTGGCCGGGGCCTGCCGGGACAGCGAGCGGGTGCGCTTCGCCTACCGCGCCCATGACGGCTCCGCGTCGCGCAGGATCGTCGAACCCCACCGGCTGGTGTGCACCGAGCGCCGCTGGTATCTCGTCGCCTGGGACCTGGACCGCGCGGACTGGCGTACCTTCCGGGCGGACCGGATCACCCCCACGCCGCCGCACGGTCCCCGCTTCGTCCCGCGCCGCCCACCCGCCGAGGACCTTGCCGCCTATGTCTCCCAGGGCGTCTCC from Streptomyces sp. NBC_01707 includes the following:
- a CDS encoding YafY family protein, translated to MLETSARLLRLLSLLQAHRDWSGVELAERLGVTPRTVRRDVDKLRELGYPVNASPGTGGGYQLGAGAELPPLLLDDEEAVAVAVGLRTAAGHGVEGIGETSVRALAKLEQVLPNRLRRRVSALGAFTVPMLRGPDASTVDPGVLTELAGACRDSERVRFAYRAHDGSASRRIVEPHRLVCTERRWYLVAWDLDRADWRTFRADRITPTPPHGPRFVPRRPPAEDLAAYVSQGVSTAAYAAHAVIRLKVPVERAAERISPSSGVLERIDEDSCLLRTGAAGLDVLVVHVMLMGFDFEVVEPPELNEAIRAARDRLSRALD